Proteins encoded by one window of Bacteroidota bacterium:
- the atpE gene encoding ATP synthase F0 subunit C — translation MDLLTIMQAAEGGVKGIAAIGAGLAAIGAGIGVGRIGGSALESMARQPEMLGDIRTNMIIAAALVEGVALFAVVIALLQG, via the coding sequence ATGGATTTATTAACTATTATGCAAGCAGCTGAAGGCGGTGTTAAAGGTATCGCAGCTATCGGAGCAGGTTTAGCAGCTATCGGAGCTGGTATCGGCGTAGGTCGTATCGGTGGTAGCGCACTTGAATCAATGGCTCGTCAGCCTGAAATGTTAGGTGATATCAGAACCAACATGATCATTGCAGCGGCTTTGGTGGAAGGGGTTGCCCTTTTCGCTGTGGTTATTGCCCTTTTACAAGGGTGA
- the atpF gene encoding F0F1 ATP synthase subunit B, whose translation MLILGSFDIVTPDPGLFIWTVVVFLVVLWVLNKYAFGPIKASLKKREDGITESLHQAQKAREEMSHMKADNERILNEAREERSKMLREAKEAKDMLITEAREKANVEYNRIVDEAKQAINNQKMAALIEIKNNVGNMVLEVSEKILKRELDNKADQEKYIKQLVDEIKVN comes from the coding sequence ATGTTAATACTAGGATCATTTGACATCGTAACACCGGATCCGGGTTTATTTATCTGGACGGTTGTTGTATTTCTTGTGGTTTTATGGGTGCTGAATAAATATGCTTTCGGTCCGATAAAAGCATCATTGAAAAAACGCGAAGATGGTATTACCGAATCTTTACATCAGGCACAAAAAGCGCGTGAGGAAATGAGTCACATGAAGGCTGATAACGAACGCATTTTAAATGAAGCGCGTGAGGAAAGAAGCAAAATGTTGCGCGAAGCAAAAGAAGCGAAAGATATGCTGATAACCGAAGCCCGTGAAAAAGCAAATGTGGAATACAATCGTATTGTAGATGAAGCAAAACAAGCTATCAACAATCAGAAAATGGCCGCTTTAATTGAGATCAAAAATAATGTGGGAAATATGGTGTTGGAAGTGAGTGAAAAGATCTTAAAAAGAGAATTGGATAATAAAGCAGATCAGGAAAAATATATCAAACAATTAGTTGACGAAATTAAAGTGAATTAA
- the atpH gene encoding ATP synthase F1 subunit delta gives MSSTKLAYRYAKSIIDLALEKGKLEEVSNDMRLLNETTDKVREFYLMLKSPIVTGDKKMEVTKQIFHGKITDITENFMDILMRKNRESHLPEIIDSFIHQYNALKGITPVIITSATELSKDAIDEVLNKLKQTAHLQTIQLETKIDADLVGGYILQWEDKLIDNSIRRGLTILKDEFDNNDYVRKF, from the coding sequence ATGTCATCAACAAAACTCGCATACCGTTACGCAAAATCTATCATAGACCTGGCTCTTGAAAAAGGGAAATTGGAAGAGGTTTCTAATGATATGCGTTTATTAAATGAAACCACCGATAAGGTGCGTGAATTTTATTTGATGCTGAAAAGTCCCATAGTTACAGGCGATAAAAAAATGGAAGTGACCAAACAAATATTCCATGGTAAAATAACCGATATCACGGAAAATTTTATGGATATTTTGATGCGCAAAAATCGCGAATCACATCTTCCTGAAATTATTGATTCTTTTATTCATCAATATAATGCATTAAAAGGAATTACACCTGTTATTATCACTTCAGCAACAGAACTTTCCAAAGATGCAATTGACGAAGTGCTCAACAAATTAAAACAAACAGCACATCTTCAAACAATTCAACTGGAAACAAAGATAGATGCTGATCTTGTGGGTGGATATATATTACAGTGGGAAGATAAATTAATTGACAACAGCATAAGAAGAGGATTGACAATATTGAAGGATGAGTTTGATAATAATGATTATGTGAGAAAATTCTGA
- a CDS encoding F0F1 ATP synthase subunit alpha — translation MVDVKPDEISAILRQQLSNFKTSSELEEVGTVLQVGDGIARIYGLNNAKSGELVSFENGVRAIVLNLEEDNVGVVLMGASDNIKEGDTVRRTGNIASIKVGESMLGRVVNALGEPIDGKGPLEGDLYEMPLERKAPGVIYRQPVNEPLQTGLKPIDAMIPIGRGQRELIIGDRQTGKTAIAIDTIINQREFFESGNPVYCIYVACGQKNSTVAQVAKTLTDHGAMDYTVIVAASASDPAPLQFYAPFAGAAIGEFFRDTGRPALIIYDDLSKQAVAYREVSLLLRRPPGREAYPGDVFYLHSRLLERAAKIINNDLIASQMNDLPDTIKHLVKGGGSLTALPIIETQAGDVSAYIPTNVISITDGQIFLETNLFNSGVRPAINVGISVSRVGGNAQIKSMKKVAGTLKLDQAQYRELEAFSKFGSDLDAATMAVLNKGKRNVEILKQKQYSPMSVEKQIAIIYLGTRGLLTEIPVEKIKQFEDAYVTYLEAHNKELLNDLKAGKLTDEMTATMEKIGADMSKQYKTA, via the coding sequence ATGGTAGACGTAAAACCTGATGAAATTTCCGCGATTCTTCGCCAGCAGTTAAGCAACTTTAAAACAAGTTCTGAATTAGAAGAAGTTGGAACAGTTTTGCAAGTTGGAGATGGTATTGCACGTATTTATGGATTAAATAATGCAAAATCCGGAGAACTTGTATCTTTTGAAAATGGCGTTCGCGCAATCGTTTTGAACCTTGAGGAAGATAATGTGGGTGTGGTATTAATGGGTGCAAGCGATAATATTAAAGAAGGAGATACTGTTCGACGCACAGGAAATATCGCGAGCATTAAAGTAGGCGAAAGCATGCTTGGCCGCGTGGTAAATGCATTGGGGGAACCTATCGACGGTAAGGGTCCGTTGGAGGGAGATCTTTATGAAATGCCTTTGGAAAGAAAAGCTCCGGGGGTAATTTATCGTCAGCCGGTAAACGAACCATTACAAACAGGTTTAAAACCAATTGATGCCATGATCCCGATCGGAAGAGGTCAGCGTGAGTTGATCATCGGCGATCGTCAGACAGGTAAAACGGCAATTGCAATTGATACTATTATCAATCAAAGAGAATTTTTTGAATCAGGAAATCCTGTTTATTGTATTTATGTTGCATGCGGACAAAAAAATTCGACCGTTGCACAGGTTGCAAAAACATTAACTGATCACGGTGCGATGGATTATACAGTAATTGTTGCAGCTTCAGCATCTGATCCTGCTCCTTTACAATTTTACGCTCCTTTCGCAGGTGCTGCTATCGGAGAATTTTTCAGAGATACAGGACGTCCTGCATTAATTATTTATGATGATCTTTCGAAACAAGCTGTTGCTTATCGTGAGGTGTCATTATTATTACGTCGCCCACCGGGACGTGAAGCATATCCGGGAGATGTATTTTATCTGCACAGTCGTTTATTGGAACGCGCAGCCAAGATCATCAACAACGATCTTATCGCATCACAAATGAACGATCTTCCTGATACTATTAAACATTTAGTAAAAGGTGGCGGATCATTAACAGCATTACCAATTATTGAAACGCAGGCTGGTGACGTTTCTGCATATATTCCTACCAACGTAATTTCCATTACCGATGGTCAGATATTTTTGGAAACCAATTTATTTAACTCCGGTGTTCGTCCCGCAATTAACGTAGGTATCTCTGTAAGTCGCGTGGGTGGAAATGCACAGATCAAATCGATGAAAAAAGTTGCCGGAACATTAAAATTAGATCAGGCACAATACCGCGAATTAGAGGCATTCTCTAAATTCGGTTCCGACTTAGATGCTGCAACAATGGCAGTATTAAATAAAGGAAAACGCAACGTGGAAATATTGAAACAAAAACAATATTCACCAATGTCGGTTGAAAAACAAATTGCAATTATTTATTTGGGAACAAGAGGTTTATTAACTGAAATTCCTGTTGAAAAAATAAAGCAATTTGAAGATGCTTATGTTACTTATTTAGAGGCGCATAACAAAGAATTATTAAACGACCTTAAAGCAGGTAAATTAACAGACGAAATGACGGCTACAATGGAAAAAATTGGTGCCGACATGAGTAAACAATATAAAACTGCATAA
- the atpG gene encoding ATP synthase F1 subunit gamma, whose product MSGKLKEVRTRITSVISTQQITKAMKMVSAAKLRRAQDAVVQMRPYAMKMGELLSNIAGASQGDVKIEFAKEREVKNVLIVLITSDKGLCGAFNGNVVKAAKRLIEERYSHLNNQHIKLMFIGKKAHDVMKRTNYPQILEFKELFHKVSFENVTRATDYIKEGFVKREFDEVMVIYNRFKNAATQFLETEQFLPIKKIENKTEKKTKADYIFDPEKEAMIEELVPKILNTTFYRYILDSNASEHGARMTAMDKASDNANELLKELKISYNRARQAAITTELTEIVSGAAALQGA is encoded by the coding sequence ATGTCAGGTAAATTAAAAGAAGTCCGCACCCGAATTACTTCGGTAATAAGCACCCAGCAGATCACAAAGGCCATGAAAATGGTGAGTGCTGCCAAGTTGCGCAGAGCACAGGATGCAGTGGTACAAATGCGTCCCTATGCCATGAAAATGGGGGAACTGCTAAGTAATATTGCAGGTGCTTCTCAGGGCGATGTAAAAATTGAATTTGCCAAAGAACGCGAGGTAAAAAATGTATTGATCGTTTTAATTACTTCTGATAAAGGATTATGCGGAGCATTTAACGGTAACGTTGTTAAAGCAGCAAAAAGATTAATTGAAGAACGTTATAGTCATTTAAATAATCAGCATATTAAATTGATGTTCATCGGAAAAAAGGCGCATGATGTCATGAAGCGCACAAATTATCCGCAGATACTTGAATTTAAAGAATTATTTCACAAAGTGAGTTTCGAAAATGTAACCCGTGCAACAGATTATATTAAAGAAGGTTTTGTGAAAAGAGAATTTGATGAAGTGATGGTAATTTACAACCGCTTTAAAAATGCCGCAACACAATTTTTAGAAACAGAACAATTTCTTCCAATCAAAAAAATTGAAAATAAAACGGAAAAGAAAACCAAAGCCGATTATATTTTCGATCCTGAAAAAGAAGCAATGATAGAAGAACTTGTTCCGAAAATATTGAATACTACATTCTACAGATATATTCTCGACAGCAACGCATCAGAACACGGTGCACGTATGACTGCCATGGACAAAGCTTCCGACAACGCAAATGAATTACTTAAAGAACTCAAAATCTCTTATAACCGTGCTCGTCAGGCTGCAATTACCACAGAATTGACCGAGATCGTGAGCGGTGCCGCCGCTCTCCAGGGCGCGTAA
- a CDS encoding T9SS type A sorting domain-containing protein, which translates to MKRKILCAFIGLYTLFFSWELPAQIQFLNQNKTYNFTSFSKIPKEVNIELTQLTPENFQTHPEFGTLQYGAPCTDCYELIQKRTPNSKYFVDKNTSGQLFSVVTSYNDLHYKNEKGEMLTIDPRLKPSPENNHIFFANQQLNPTRLNIESHFAAIQITPEFEYQFNQFLSLKTSDGNEKINNTHVTIGEDGCIYENAWDGIEMKELFGKGSIESIFTIYNLNSIDPESDYTIIEEIINIPSNYSLEYDQYEGEFISDDLWNGELVINDELGREIIRYSGLTLHDNSLDSNQYSGFESKLIGYKIIKEDGKWLLQIYLNNEWLTSENRVFPVVIDPLVTASTVWAGSNGSAFNPNYCSLIFDITLPANSTFSNCTLYHTIRTGTACANTCWLSDIFITYVTSCTSSGYWGCVGCDVGGVWTPAVGLSIPALVTCFPPSCADQVVPFEVQMLRGYCAGGTPTACTTNCLRITDQSVIVEGRTVEVTALAEGATAYTVVNCADQSGYLSASTPNYGVPGYTYTWTPGPLTGSPVFVVFPMGVTVYTLTITDACGNTATDNVTVTNNCLLLPIDLLSFSGYNQDKKNYLNWVTASEKNNSGFIIERSPTGLQFEPIGNVEGNGTTNQNSDYRFIDVKPFEGVNYYRLKQLDENEQFTYSSIIAINSGVVSNNQVIVNNEIIKDNNLDLTIFSTSVGQSEIFIYDMTGAAVASHKLYVGSGANTVSFQIPSLAKGVYIISFSRDGEITETKFIY; encoded by the coding sequence ATGAAAAGGAAAATTCTCTGTGCCTTTATCGGATTATACACATTATTTTTTTCGTGGGAGTTGCCTGCACAGATTCAATTTTTAAATCAAAACAAGACGTATAATTTTACTAGTTTTAGTAAAATTCCTAAAGAGGTTAACATTGAATTAACCCAACTTACCCCTGAAAATTTTCAAACTCATCCTGAATTTGGGACCCTGCAATATGGAGCCCCATGTACCGACTGTTACGAATTAATTCAAAAAAGAACTCCTAATTCCAAATATTTTGTTGATAAAAACACGTCCGGTCAATTATTTTCGGTGGTTACTTCATATAACGACTTGCATTATAAAAATGAAAAAGGAGAAATGCTGACCATTGACCCTCGGTTAAAACCGTCTCCGGAAAACAATCACATTTTTTTTGCCAATCAGCAACTTAATCCTACACGATTAAATATTGAATCCCATTTTGCAGCAATACAAATTACACCAGAATTTGAATATCAATTCAATCAATTTCTTAGTTTAAAAACTTCTGATGGTAACGAAAAAATAAATAACACGCATGTAACGATAGGGGAAGATGGATGTATTTATGAGAATGCATGGGATGGAATTGAAATGAAAGAATTATTTGGCAAAGGATCTATTGAATCCATCTTTACAATTTATAATTTAAACAGTATTGATCCCGAAAGTGATTATACAATTATAGAAGAAATAATAAATATCCCTTCAAATTATTCATTAGAATATGATCAATATGAAGGAGAATTTATTAGTGATGATCTATGGAATGGTGAACTCGTAATTAATGATGAATTGGGCAGAGAAATTATTAGATACAGTGGTCTTACATTACATGATAATAGCTTAGATTCAAATCAATATTCAGGATTTGAATCTAAATTAATAGGTTACAAAATTATCAAGGAAGATGGTAAATGGTTGCTTCAAATTTATTTGAATAATGAATGGCTAACTTCAGAAAATCGAGTTTTCCCTGTTGTAATTGATCCATTAGTTACAGCTTCAACGGTTTGGGCAGGATCTAATGGAAGTGCATTCAACCCTAATTATTGTTCTTTGATTTTTGACATTACTTTGCCGGCAAATTCAACCTTTTCAAACTGCACTCTTTACCACACAATAAGAACCGGAACTGCTTGCGCAAATACTTGTTGGTTGAGTGATATATTTATAACCTACGTTACATCGTGTACTTCTAGTGGGTATTGGGGTTGTGTTGGTTGTGATGTTGGTGGTGTATGGACTCCAGCAGTTGGCCTAAGTATTCCTGCATTAGTAACTTGCTTTCCGCCTTCTTGCGCAGATCAGGTTGTGCCCTTTGAAGTGCAAATGTTAAGAGGTTATTGTGCAGGAGGTACACCTACTGCATGTACCACAAATTGCTTAAGAATAACTGATCAATCTGTAATAGTTGAGGGCAGAACTGTAGAAGTAACGGCACTTGCAGAAGGCGCTACCGCATATACCGTTGTAAATTGTGCTGATCAATCAGGTTATTTGTCAGCTTCAACACCAAATTATGGCGTGCCGGGCTATACTTATACGTGGACACCTGGGCCTTTAACCGGCAGTCCTGTGTTTGTGGTTTTTCCAATGGGTGTTACCGTTTATACCTTAACTATAACGGATGCATGCGGAAATACTGCAACAGATAATGTTACCGTTACCAATAACTGTTTATTATTGCCAATAGATCTACTCAGTTTCAGTGGTTATAATCAGGATAAGAAAAATTATCTCAACTGGGTTACTGCTTCAGAAAAAAACAATAGTGGTTTTATAATCGAACGATCACCTACCGGATTACAATTTGAACCTATAGGAAACGTTGAAGGTAATGGCACTACAAATCAAAATTCCGATTATAGATTTATCGACGTCAAACCTTTTGAAGGGGTAAATTACTACCGATTAAAACAACTGGATGAAAATGAGCAATTTACTTATTCCAGTATAATAGCAATTAATAGTGGTGTAGTATCGAATAATCAAGTGATAGTAAATAATGAAATAATAAAGGATAATAATTTAGATCTAACAATTTTTTCTACTTCTGTTGGTCAATCCGAAATCTTTATATATGATATGACCGGGGCAGCTGTTGCTTCCCATAAATTATATGTGGGGTCAGGTGCCAATACCGTAAGTTTTCAAATTCCATCATTGGCCAAGGGTGTCTATATCATATCATTTAGTAGAGACGGCGAAATTACAGAAACTAAATTTATCTACTAA
- a CDS encoding thioredoxin fold domain-containing protein, with translation MKYILVFCFLLALSNTNLQSQTINFRPLTLEEAVKTSAIEKKPVLFMAYQATCGHCEKMLNEVFIDTALANFYNKTYICVKEDLQDTEKAKAYLKRFYITSFPTFIILNSNAELLYQFVGEFKAEEFINQGRLALDPKNQIPTVKAAFDKNTKDSTACYNYLLVLSRGRLQTQSVANMYFHAHDKNPEVTPANWKIFSMSVSDMGSEVFKYMIANKDAYAAIVTQKKVDRKIYLTAAYNLQSPANANDTLVYFKNRKAAEQLHFQIVDSLIFINDLNVYEKNKMWDDYMLVSLKGAERFVWNDANVLRRICDVFNKNASDPEALKKAVKFAERAADLRPEYYNFLAAANLYLKAKDKTHAKEFAIKAKELGLTNNMNVSEANLVLTQCEN, from the coding sequence ATGAAATATATTTTAGTTTTCTGCTTCCTGCTGGCTCTTTCAAATACAAATCTTCAGTCGCAAACCATCAATTTCAGGCCTTTAACCCTGGAAGAAGCAGTAAAAACATCCGCTATTGAAAAAAAACCGGTTTTATTCATGGCGTATCAGGCAACTTGCGGACATTGTGAAAAAATGTTGAATGAAGTTTTTATTGATACTGCGCTTGCAAACTTTTATAATAAAACCTACATCTGCGTAAAAGAAGATCTTCAGGATACCGAAAAAGCAAAAGCCTATTTAAAACGATTTTACATCACTTCCTTTCCTACATTTATTATTTTAAACAGCAATGCCGAATTGCTCTATCAATTTGTAGGAGAATTTAAAGCGGAGGAATTTATTAATCAGGGAAGGCTGGCATTAGATCCAAAAAATCAGATACCAACAGTAAAAGCAGCCTTTGATAAAAACACAAAAGATTCCACCGCGTGTTATAATTATTTATTGGTTTTATCTAGAGGAAGATTACAAACGCAATCAGTAGCTAATATGTATTTCCATGCACATGATAAAAATCCGGAAGTAACTCCTGCAAATTGGAAAATTTTTAGCATGAGTGTAAGCGATATGGGATCAGAAGTATTTAAATACATGATCGCAAATAAAGACGCCTATGCAGCAATTGTCACACAAAAAAAAGTGGACAGAAAGATCTATCTCACTGCCGCATATAATTTACAATCTCCAGCAAATGCAAACGATACTTTAGTATATTTTAAAAATCGCAAAGCTGCAGAACAATTACATTTTCAAATTGTAGATTCTCTCATTTTTATCAATGATCTTAATGTGTATGAAAAAAATAAAATGTGGGATGATTATATGCTCGTTTCCCTTAAGGGCGCTGAAAGATTCGTTTGGAACGACGCTAATGTGTTGCGAAGAATATGTGATGTTTTTAACAAAAACGCAAGCGATCCAGAAGCATTAAAAAAAGCCGTAAAATTTGCAGAACGCGCCGCAGATTTGCGTCCTGAATATTATAATTTTCTGGCAGCAGCAAATTTATATCTCAAAGCAAAGGATAAAACTCACGCCAAAGAATTTGCAATAAAAGCAAAGGAGCTCGGACTAACTAATAATATGAATGTAAGTGAGGCAAATTTAGTGCTTACACAATGTGAAAATTAA
- the scpB gene encoding SMC-Scp complex subunit ScpB → MNELHKLLEALIFSSEQPITAAELQTILFTYSGEEVSLEAIQEHVDALQTKYESDDYVFEIVKTGGGYQFLSKPYYHKPITTLLQHRAKRKLSVAALECLSMIAYSQPITKIEIEQIRGVNCDHTIQKLMERDLIKIIGRSDTAGRPLLYGTTQYFMDYFGINGLEELPRLKEFEQKDMSIGAPSEIMETMSEEDAYNQVTLNNDRRMETEMEVETDTVLEDNNQEEVLTNERRDDAQQENYEENEQQDEQELGSSDEEKEPDNEQQEEN, encoded by the coding sequence ATGAATGAATTGCATAAACTATTAGAAGCCCTTATTTTCAGCTCCGAACAGCCTATAACTGCAGCTGAATTGCAAACAATTTTATTTACCTATTCGGGTGAAGAGGTGAGTTTGGAAGCCATTCAGGAACATGTAGATGCGCTCCAAACTAAATATGAGAGCGACGATTATGTGTTTGAGATCGTTAAAACCGGCGGTGGATATCAGTTTTTGTCAAAACCATACTATCACAAACCCATCACCACTTTATTGCAACACCGGGCTAAAAGAAAATTATCGGTTGCGGCATTGGAGTGTCTATCAATGATCGCTTATTCTCAACCGATCACAAAAATTGAGATCGAACAGATACGCGGGGTAAACTGCGATCATACCATTCAAAAACTGATGGAACGCGATCTTATCAAAATAATAGGTAGAAGTGATACTGCGGGACGACCATTATTATATGGAACAACCCAGTATTTTATGGATTATTTCGGAATAAACGGTCTGGAAGAATTGCCGAGATTAAAAGAATTTGAGCAAAAAGATATGAGTATTGGCGCTCCTTCCGAGATCATGGAAACCATGAGCGAAGAAGATGCCTATAATCAGGTGACATTAAATAATGATCGCCGTATGGAAACGGAAATGGAAGTGGAAACTGACACCGTTTTGGAAGATAACAATCAGGAAGAGGTCCTGACTAACGAGCGTCGCGACGATGCCCAACAAGAAAATTATGAAGAGAACGAACAACAGGACGAACAGGAACTCGGATCGTCCGACGAAGAGAAAGAGCCAGACAACGAACAGCAGGAAGAGAACTGA
- a CDS encoding pseudouridine synthase → MPNKKIMKRTNNRTNRNSDRPTKRKSQTTNSRKRTEESPRTTSDRKRPEIKGDVNKKDAAPKSNPNRKQERLERAKKYSKKPDENGVRHTPSLSKKNTDTRKPEVGEIKKPFDKKPFHSKFSEPQRYDLKKEDIKNARREEKKSRYGDKTESKRTFKENRNHSKDTDRKRFSTRNEDKENRFSRDKNVSENKREEKESGKTKFVKNLQKFSEKRKLNKKPGFVKNPSTLNLSKPTPLSEDGTRLNKYLANSGVAARRKCDEIIEKGEVTVNGKVVREMGYKVKPGDSVKYKNKPIKPVNYVYILLNKPKDYLTTVDDDKGRNTVMELISNATTERVFPVGRLDRNTTGLLLLTNDGDLAQKLAHPSFGAKKIYEVEVDKPVTQADMQKISDGVMLEDGLAIVDGIDYAHHTQRNILGISLHIGKNRIVRRIFESLGYKVERLDRTLYAGLTKRDLPRGRWRYLTEREIIKLKYLK, encoded by the coding sequence ATGCCCAACAAGAAAATTATGAAGAGAACGAACAACAGGACGAACAGGAACTCGGATCGTCCGACGAAGAGAAAGAGCCAGACAACGAACAGCAGGAAGAGAACTGAAGAATCTCCCCGAACTACATCTGATCGTAAACGTCCTGAAATTAAAGGGGATGTCAACAAAAAAGACGCTGCACCTAAAAGCAATCCCAATCGCAAACAAGAGCGTTTGGAAAGGGCAAAAAAATATTCCAAAAAGCCCGATGAAAATGGCGTAAGACATACTCCGTCATTAAGCAAAAAAAATACAGATACTCGAAAGCCGGAAGTGGGCGAAATAAAAAAGCCATTCGATAAAAAACCTTTTCACAGCAAATTTTCTGAGCCTCAACGTTATGATCTAAAAAAAGAGGATATTAAAAATGCCAGAAGAGAGGAAAAGAAAAGCAGATACGGAGATAAAACCGAATCAAAAAGAACTTTTAAAGAAAACCGCAACCATTCCAAAGATACTGATCGAAAAAGATTTTCAACGCGCAATGAAGATAAAGAAAACAGATTCAGTCGCGATAAAAATGTAAGTGAAAATAAACGCGAAGAAAAAGAAAGCGGAAAAACAAAGTTTGTAAAAAATCTGCAAAAATTCAGCGAAAAAAGAAAGTTAAATAAAAAGCCGGGTTTTGTAAAAAATCCTTCCACATTAAATTTATCAAAACCAACTCCTTTATCAGAAGATGGAACTCGATTAAATAAATATCTCGCTAATTCAGGTGTTGCGGCGCGCAGAAAATGTGATGAAATAATTGAAAAAGGAGAAGTTACCGTTAATGGAAAAGTAGTGCGCGAAATGGGTTACAAAGTAAAACCCGGCGACTCCGTAAAATATAAAAATAAACCCATTAAACCTGTTAATTACGTTTATATTTTGTTGAATAAACCGAAAGATTATTTAACAACGGTAGATGATGATAAGGGTAGAAATACAGTAATGGAATTAATTTCCAATGCGACTACAGAACGTGTATTTCCTGTTGGAAGATTAGATAGAAATACCACAGGATTATTATTGTTGACCAACGATGGCGACCTCGCACAAAAATTAGCTCATCCTAGTTTTGGAGCTAAAAAGATCTACGAAGTTGAAGTGGATAAACCGGTAACACAAGCTGATATGCAAAAAATTTCTGATGGTGTTATGCTGGAAGATGGATTGGCCATTGTTGACGGAATAGATTACGCACATCATACCCAAAGAAATATTTTAGGTATTTCGTTGCACATCGGAAAAAACAGAATTGTCCGCCGCATATTTGAATCACTTGGTTATAAAGTTGAGCGTCTCGACAGAACTTTATATGCCGGATTAACAAAACGCGATCTTCCCAGAGGAAGATGGAGATATTTGACGGAACGTGAGATTATTAAGTTGAAGTACCTTAAATAG
- a CDS encoding pyridoxamine 5'-phosphate oxidase family protein: MEHNFHDEENNIKNLSGQEAIDLLKKIAEGARICMFTTFSENRPLPSRPMALQAVDNDGTLHFFSAVNSDKNAQIVADPYVQLFFENSSASEYLSIYGQATISHDREKIKELWTSWAKAWFQEGPEDPMLTLISVRPDTSSYWDTKHNKMVSLFKIVASMVSGKVMDDGVEGKLNI, translated from the coding sequence ATGGAACATAATTTTCATGATGAAGAAAATAACATCAAAAATCTTAGTGGTCAGGAAGCAATTGATTTATTAAAAAAGATTGCAGAAGGTGCGCGTATTTGTATGTTCACTACCTTTTCCGAAAATCGTCCCCTGCCAAGCAGACCTATGGCACTTCAGGCAGTGGATAATGATGGAACCTTGCATTTTTTTAGCGCTGTAAATTCTGATAAGAATGCGCAGATAGTTGCAGATCCTTATGTTCAATTATTTTTCGAAAATTCCAGTGCAAGCGAATATCTGAGCATTTATGGCCAGGCAACAATTTCGCACGACAGAGAAAAGATCAAGGAATTATGGACATCCTGGGCAAAAGCATGGTTTCAGGAAGGCCCGGAAGATCCAATGCTTACCTTAATTAGCGTCCGACCTGATACAAGCAGTTATTGGGATACCAAACACAATAAAATGGTTTCACTTTTCAAGATAGTTGCATCTATGGTGAGTGGTAAGGTTATGGATGATGGGGTAGAGGGGAAACTGAATATATGA
- a CDS encoding murein L,D-transpeptidase catalytic domain family protein has protein sequence MKFLFTVFCLLMSVMLIDCRNPTISPEETKPAVNVDSTRIKAAEALEYCKSKKFNTDFCILIDMSLHSGVKRFFVWDFTKDTISYSFLVGHGCCNNAWSSDQSKEDPTFSNVDGSHCSSLGKYKIGERAYTYWGVKTKYVLHGLESTNSNALSRYIVFHSWEAISDVEVYPNGTPEGWGCPVISNNSFTTLDPILMAVKKPVLMWIYN, from the coding sequence ATGAAATTCCTGTTTACAGTATTCTGCTTATTGATGTCTGTAATGCTCATCGACTGCAGAAACCCAACTATAAGTCCTGAAGAAACAAAACCTGCTGTTAATGTTGATTCCACACGTATAAAGGCAGCTGAAGCACTTGAATATTGTAAATCGAAAAAATTTAATACTGATTTTTGTATTTTGATTGATATGAGTTTGCATTCCGGTGTTAAACGCTTTTTTGTTTGGGATTTTACAAAGGATACCATCAGTTACAGTTTTTTGGTGGGTCACGGATGTTGCAACAATGCCTGGAGCAGCGATCAATCAAAAGAAGACCCAACCTTCAGTAATGTGGATGGAAGTCATTGCTCCTCCCTTGGAAAATACAAGATAGGGGAAAGAGCTTATACTTATTGGGGAGTAAAAACAAAATATGTATTACATGGATTGGAAAGTACCAATAGTAATGCACTTTCCAGATATATCGTCTTCCATTCCTGGGAGGCAATTTCAGATGTGGAAGTGTATCCAAATGGCACACCTGAAGGCTGGGGCTGTCCTGTGATCTCCAACAACAGTTTCACTACTCTTGACCCAATATTAATGGCGGTAAAAAAACCTGTGCTTATGTGGATATATAATTAG